ATCCTGTCCTACGGCCCGGCCTTCCCGTGGCAGGTCTTCGCCCTGGCGTGCGCGCTGCTGTTCCTGGCGTTCCTCTTTCGCCGGGTGGCCTGGGTGCGCTGGGCGCTGACCGGCGCGGCCGTGCTGGCCCTGATCGTGGCGGGCGTCCTGTGGGCGGGCATGGCGTAGCACCTGGAAGACCGGCGAAGGGGAAGCGTGGGCGCGTGCCTGGGCTTCCCCTTCGCCGTGTGCCCCTGGCCCGCTCGAGCGGCGCCCGGATCATCTTCCTGACGCCGGGCACATGATCCGGCCCCCACGGTCTAAGCCCGGCTGAGGGCGTCAGGGGGTTTTACTCATGCCTGAGTAAAAGGGGGGCGGGCCGCTCGAGGGGCCAGGGCGCGGCCCCGCTGTCTTCCGGGGTTGTCCGGGGGCCAGGGGAGTAGGCCGGGTTTACCCTGTGGCGTATGACGGGGAAGCGGAAGGGCAAGGCCAGTGACCGGCAGGGGGACGTTACGCAACTGCCGTCCGGGCGGTGGCGGTGGCGGGTCCGGGTGACGTACCCGGACGGGACAACGGCGCGGCCTAGCGGCACGGTGAACACGAAGAGGGAAGGGCACGAAGCGATAGCGCGCGCCCTGCAGGAAGCGGGCGAAGGGAAGCGGCCCGCGTCCCGGACCCTGACGGTCGGCGAGATGGTCACGGAGTACATGCGCTCGAAGCGGGCCACGTGGGCAGACCGCACGGCCTGGAATAACGAAGCGCTGTACACCCGGCACATAGCGCCCCATCTGGCCCCCCTGAAAGCGGCCGGGGTGGATGCCCGCCGGTTGCGTGAGTACTTCGAGCTGCTGAGCGTGGCGCGGCCCGGCGAAGAGGGAACGATACGGCCCCCCCTGGGGTACAGCGGTCAGAGACAGGTTCACGTCCTCTTGCACGGCGCCTATGCCCACGCTATCGCTGACGGCCTGCTGAGGGATAACCCGGCGCAGTACGCGCGGCCCCTGTCCCCCTCAAAGGGCGGCGCGGTGAAAGAGGCGAAGGTCAAGCACTTCGAGCCGGAAGACCTGGCGCGCTTCGTGACCGTGGCCCTGGGGGACCGTTTCGCCCTGCCCCTGGCCTTCCTGGCGTACACCGGCCTTCGGATCGGGGAAGCGCTGGCCCTGACGTGGGGGGACGTGCGGCGGGATGACACGGGCGCGCCTTACGTCAGTGTCTCGAAGACCCGCAGTGAGTTTGAGGGGAAGTACTACGCGGGCGGGCCGAAGACTTCGGCCGGCGTGCGGCGCGTGTACCTGTCCGGGGACGCCCTGGGGATCGTGGAAGACATGCGGGCGCGCGTGGCAGTCGAGGCGCGGGGAATCAAGTACCAGGGCGCGGGTGTGGAAGACACGGCCCCGGTGTTCCCGTCAGTGGACGGCCGGCCCATGCGTCAGGACTCGCTGCGCGCCGTGATGCGCCGGACGTGCGAGGCGGCGGGCGTGCCGGTCCTGTCCCCGCACGCGCTGCGCCACAGTACGGGAACGTTCCTGATCTCAAGGGGGGAAGACCCGGTGAGTGTCGCGGCCATGCTCGGACACGCGCAGGTGAGTACCACCCTGAACATTTACGCGCACGCCCTGCCCGGCAAGCTGCGCGGCCTGGGGTATGAGCTGTCAGACCTTCGGGGGCGGGGCCAGGGGCGGGCGGCGCCTGCAGGCCTGGAAGCGCCCACAGTGCCGGACGGGGGGCTGCTCGAGGTGGAAGGCGGGACCGGCGAAGGGAAGACGCGGGCGGGCGTGTCCCCGGTGCGCCGTGGGGCGGTCAGGAAGGGCGGGCCGCGCCGGAAGGCATAGGCCAGGGCCAGGGCGTGCGGTCGGCACGCTGGAAAGGCGGGGGGGTGCGGGGGGGCGGTCTGATCGTCCCTCTTCGCCGGTTCCTGCGCCGGTCCCCACCCCTGAACGGCCTGAGTCCCCAGAGTGGGGACGCAAAGTCCCAAAAGTGGGGACACGGAGAAACGCCGTCCTGCACGGTATTTTCTGGCAGTGAGTCCCCACCCCCGTTTTTCGTGGGGACCGGGTTTTTCTTCGTGTCAGACGGCGTGAAACGGCTTGAGTCCCCAATGTCCCCAGATTTTTCGAGGTATAAGAGCTGGAATCTTTCGGGCGTGTTTTTTCTGCAAAGAGGACCGGGCCAGGGGGGCGGGTCATCCTGGCCCGGCGGCGGTCGCTGACGGTGCAGGCCGGGGCCAGGGTGGGGGGGGTCTTCGAGCGGGACCGGGCACAGTGGGCCAGGGTGACCCCCTGAAACACGGTGGGCCACGTTTGGGCCACGCGGGGCACGGTGGGCCACGTCAGCGGGTGGAAGCAAAGTAAGAAACCCCGTCTAGGACGGGGTTTTCTTGGTGGGTCGTGTAGGACTTGAACCTACAACCCGCTGATTAAAAGTCAGCTGCTCTACCGATTGAGCTAACGACCCAGCTTGTGTTTGCCTTGCGCGTGCCGTGTGGGCGCGTTCTCAGCGGGGATGAGTATATGTGGGGTGCGTGCGCTTGTCAACAGGTGCGCCGGGGTGGTGGGGAAGGGCGTGCTGGGCGGTGTGAATGGGGCCACCCCGGCGCCGTGTGGGCGTTCCGGGGTGGGCGGGTGGTTCAGCGCTTGAGGCCTGGGGGCACGTTGGGCATGCGGGGCGGTTTCATGCCCTTGGCGCCGGGGCCGCTCATGCGCTGGAGCATCTTCATCATGTCTTTCATCTGCTCGTGCATTTTCAGGAGTTTGTTGATGTCCTGCACGGTGTGGCCGCTGCCGGCGGCGATGCGTTTGCGGCGGCGTCCGTCGATGATCTTGGGGTTGCGGCGTTCCTTGACGGTCATGGAGCTGATCATGGCGTCGATGCGCTGCAACTGCTTCTCGTCGATGTTGAAGCCTTCGGGCAGGGCGCGGCTCATGCCGGGGATGAGTTTCAGCAGGTCGCCCAGGGGTCCCATCTTGCGGATCTGCCGCAGTTGCACGAGCAGGTCTTCGAGGTCGAAGTCGCCGGGTTTCTTGACTTCCATGGCTTTCAGGTCGGCCTGCTGCGCGCGTTCGATCAGGCCGAGCACGTCGCCCATGCCGAGGATGCGTCCGGCGACCCGGTCGGGGTAGAAGGGTTCGAGGCCCGCGATCTTCTCGCTGACGCCCGCGAAGTAGATGGGTTTGCCGGTCACGGTGCGTGCCGAGAGGGCCGCGCCGCCGCGCGCGT
The DNA window shown above is from Deinococcus sp. LM3 and carries:
- a CDS encoding site-specific integrase, which translates into the protein MTGKRKGKASDRQGDVTQLPSGRWRWRVRVTYPDGTTARPSGTVNTKREGHEAIARALQEAGEGKRPASRTLTVGEMVTEYMRSKRATWADRTAWNNEALYTRHIAPHLAPLKAAGVDARRLREYFELLSVARPGEEGTIRPPLGYSGQRQVHVLLHGAYAHAIADGLLRDNPAQYARPLSPSKGGAVKEAKVKHFEPEDLARFVTVALGDRFALPLAFLAYTGLRIGEALALTWGDVRRDDTGAPYVSVSKTRSEFEGKYYAGGPKTSAGVRRVYLSGDALGIVEDMRARVAVEARGIKYQGAGVEDTAPVFPSVDGRPMRQDSLRAVMRRTCEAAGVPVLSPHALRHSTGTFLISRGEDPVSVAAMLGHAQVSTTLNIYAHALPGKLRGLGYELSDLRGRGQGRAAPAGLEAPTVPDGGLLEVEGGTGEGKTRAGVSPVRRGAVRKGGPRRKA